The nucleotide sequence TCCAAAGCACCCTGCAGGAATCCTGAGAGCTGAACTGGCTCTTTATTCGGTTTCTCGTCTTTTATTGGCAATGGATGTGTTTCAGCCTCTTTTTTCTGGGCTTCCAGTTCTCTCTGTTTTCTCTCCAGGTAGGTTACCCCATTATTTCGTTTTCGCTCTTCCCCAAGTGTATGCAACGCTCCAATACTCACCTTTCCTACCTGCATCTCCTTCACCGCGATTGTATCCTCCAGCGGTGTTTTTCGGTCATTCGGGGTATGTTTTCTCGACAAACTCTCCAGGGAAGGAACCTCGGCAATAGGAGGAAATGCAACCTGCTGGTCTGCAAAGCTTGCCCCTTCAACAACTTCTTCGGCTTCTACGGGTTTCTTGCTGAGGGTAATGGTTTCCTCTTCGTCCTCAAGCGTTTCTTGGTCTTTAGAACTGTGTCCTTTCCTCCTCTCTCGTTTCTCTTTTTTAACCTTGCCCATCTCCGCCCTGGCTGTCTTGTAGCGTTTCATCCCGTCCCCGATTAAGGTGAGAATAACAAAGAGAGCCATTTCGGCGAAGAAGAGAAGTACCACACGGAAAGACGCACCACGCAAATCTTCGGGTATGGTTCGGATCAGGATAGGGCGAGTACTTCCCTGCATAAGATGGCTGAGGGAATAGAGGGTATAGGCCATGATTCCGGTAAGGGGGATTAATACATAGAGAAAGCGATTTTTCACTCTGAAGGTAAAAATCATGATCGTCCAGAGGCCAAGCAGGACGGCAAGTGGCACGAGAGAAAAGGGTGCTGGGGAAACGGTGAAGGAGAAGAAACGATTAAGAAGGGAGCTTGCCCATATACCTACGCTGAGTTCAATTCCGAGAGGCGGTAAAACTTCCAACGCGCCTACCAATAGCGTCAATAAGAGGCAAACAACCCCTGCAACGAGAGAACCTTTTCCTCTACCTTCCTTCACAACTTGCTCCTTTCTAGGTAAACACCCTTGCCTTCAGATGGTATCAAATCTTTGTGAGAACGCAAAGCGTGCGATTTGCATCCAATTGGGGAACCGTGAGAGGGATAAACTGTGCACTCCACCTGCTTTTGCATTGTGATGCAACTTGGTCCAGCTCTGCTTCAACCTGGTCTAAGACACCTTTGTATGCGCACACAACACCACCATCACTGAGAATGGGCTCCACAAGATCAAGAATTTCCACCAAAGGCCGGAAAGCCCGGAAGGTAATCACATCGAACTTCTGGCGAACCTGTTTCAAGTCCTGGGAAGCAATCTGCACCCGTTCAGAGAGCCCGGTCGCTACAAGAGCGTTTCGCAGAAAATTCACTCTTCTCTCCATCCTTTCCACCAAGGTGAATGGGTGATTTTCCAGAGCTATTGCCAAGGGAATCCCGGGTAGACCTGCACCTGAACCAAGATCTGCAAAGCAGGGGTTCTCATACTGCCGGGCGATTTCACTGATTGGAGAGACTGCGGCAAGGCTATCGAATATATGGCGGATGACCAACTCTTTTCCCTCAGCTCCAACCAACTTGTAGACTGGATTGAAAAGTTCCACCTCTGCAATATACCGCTGCAATTGGCGCAACTGTTCATCGGACCATACCAGTTGCATGGTATCAAGACCTTCCTGTATCAAGGAAGTATACTTACCGCTCACGGTTTCCTCCCCTATCCAGATGGACGATCAAGAGGGCAATATCACTATTGCGAACACCGCTGATCCTGGAGGCCTGTCCCACTGAGATCGGCATCACTCTTTTGAGTTTCTCCTTGCCCTCAGCACTCAATCCATCCAATGCATCATAGTCGAAGTCCTGACTGATATGGAGACTCTCCAGTTTCTCAAATCGGTT is from uncultured Sphaerochaeta sp. and encodes:
- the rsmG gene encoding 16S rRNA (guanine(527)-N(7))-methyltransferase RsmG — protein: MSGKYTSLIQEGLDTMQLVWSDEQLRQLQRYIAEVELFNPVYKLVGAEGKELVIRHIFDSLAAVSPISEIARQYENPCFADLGSGAGLPGIPLAIALENHPFTLVERMERRVNFLRNALVATGLSERVQIASQDLKQVRQKFDVITFRAFRPLVEILDLVEPILSDGGVVCAYKGVLDQVEAELDQVASQCKSRWSAQFIPLTVPQLDANRTLCVLTKI